From Papaver somniferum cultivar HN1 unplaced genomic scaffold, ASM357369v1 unplaced-scaffold_99, whole genome shotgun sequence, the proteins below share one genomic window:
- the LOC113346212 gene encoding uncharacterized protein LOC113346212, translating to MLNHTHITLVPKIKNPECASDYRHISLCNGLYKIVAKILSNRIKQYLDRFISWSQNAFVPGRQILDNIIVAKELLHTMNNSYAANDHFALKVDMSKAYNRVNLSLLGDMLHLMGIQGMAHSLIMNYVITPSFSVNINGSLQGFFKSKRGIKQGCPLFPSLFIICSQGLSILMHQYESQGLVNVLNLKKILEEYAETSGQQINYTKSAIHFSRGLSEIRRQSTIQDLESGWRQHILNLAGRNVLCKSSLSSIHIHAMGICLLPAGVTNHIDKIQRCFWLGHSPEERKMHFINWQKMGLQKDSGGLGIRSAEMMNKSLICKLVWRFLEEDDVMWVQLLSVKYLGDSSYWTIAPNNKASAIWNSMLEVRPILENRIFWQVANDVKIRIFEDPWLLGYIDHLLSRNINPTSNAYMFSDITDPVNNSWRTDLLHDLFSPDIIQKITEIVPSSEEADILTWSCTTAGNFSAKSCYHLLANDIPVSSALSQFP from the exons ATGCTAAACCACACTCATATTACTCTTGTACCTAAGATTAAAAACCCTGAATGTGCTTCTGATTATCGACATATATCTCTTTGCAATGGGTTATATAAAATTGTGGCTAAGATCCTGTCAAATAGAATTAAGCAATATTTAGACAGATTCATAAGTTGGTCTCAGAATGCCTTCGTTCCAGGAAGACAAATCTTGGACAATATAATTGTGGCAAAGGAATTACTTCATACTATGAACAACTCTTATGCTGCGAATGATCACTTTGCCTTGAAGGTTGATATGTCAAAGGCATATAACAGGGTTAATTTGTCCTTATTGGGTGACATGCTTCATTTAATGGGAATTCAAGGTATGGCTCATTCCTTAATTATGAACTATGTGATTACTCCTTCATTCTCCGTTAATATTAATGGTTCTCTTCAAGGATTCTTCAAAAGTAAGAGAGGAATTAAGCAAGGTTGTCCTCTCTTTCCATCTCTATTTATCATTTGTTCACAAGGTCTGTCCATTCTCATGCACCAATATGAAAGTCAAGGTCT GGTGAATGTACTTAACTTGAAGAAGATATTGGAAGAATATGCTGAAACGTCTGGCCAACAAATCAATTACACTAAATCTGCTATTCACTTTAGTAGAGGGTTATCTGAAATTAGGAGGCAGTCCACTATACAAGATCTTGAG TCAGGGTGGAGACAACATATTCTAAATTTGGCAGGCAGAAATGTTCTTTGCAAATCCTCTTTATCATCCATTCATATCCATGCAATGGGAATCTGCTTACTTCCAGCTGGTGTGACAAATCATATTGATAAAATACAGAGATGTTTTTGGTTGGGTCATTCACCTGAGGAGAGGAAAATGCATTTTATTAACTGGCAGAAAATGGGTCTTCAAAAAGATTCAGGGGGTTTGGGAATCCGTAGTGCAGAAATGATGAATAAATCTCTCATATGTAAACTGGTCTGGAGATTTTTGGAAGAAGATGATGTAATGTGGGTGCAACTTTTATCAGTGAAATATTTAGGTGATTCTTCATATTGGACTATAGCTCCAAATAACAAGGCTTCAGCTATCTGGAATAGTATGCTTGAGGTAAGGCCGATATTGGAGAATAGGATTTTCTGGCAAGTGGCGAATGATGTAAAAATCAGAATCTTTGAAGATCCCTGGTTACTAGGCTACATCGACCATCTACTTTCGAGGAATATAAACCCCACTTCTAATGCTTACATGTTCTCAGATATTACTGACCCTGTAAATAATTCTTGGAGAACTGACTTATTACATGATTTGTTCTCGCCTGATATAATTCAAAAGATAACTGAAATTGTTCCGAGCTCTGAAGAAGCAGATATTTTAACTTGGTCCTGCACTACTGCAGGTAATTTCTCGGCAAAATCATGTTATCATCTTTTAGCAAATGATATTCCAGTATCATCGGCTTTAAGTCAATtcccataa